The Streptomyces luteogriseus genome includes a window with the following:
- a CDS encoding 3-hydroxyacyl-CoA dehydrogenase family protein, with protein MARKLAVIGAGLMGSGIAQVSAQAGWEVVLRDVTDEALTRGTDGIKASYDKFVAKGKLEAHDADAALARITATTDLDAAADADVVVEAVFEKLEVKHEIFRALDKIVKDDAVLASNTSAIPITKIAAATERPERVVGTHFFSPVPMMQLCELVRGYKTSDETLATAREFAESVGKTCIVVNRDVAGFVTTRLICALVVEAAKLQESGVASAEDIDLACKLGFGHAMGPLATADLTGVDILLHATNNIYTESQDEKFAAPESMRRMVDAGDIGRKSGQGFYKH; from the coding sequence GTGGCACGGAAGCTCGCCGTCATCGGAGCCGGCCTCATGGGATCCGGCATCGCCCAGGTCTCCGCACAGGCGGGCTGGGAGGTGGTCCTGCGGGACGTCACCGACGAGGCGCTGACGCGGGGCACCGACGGCATCAAGGCGTCGTACGACAAGTTCGTCGCCAAGGGCAAGCTGGAGGCCCACGACGCCGACGCCGCCCTGGCCCGCATCACCGCGACCACCGACCTGGACGCCGCGGCCGACGCGGACGTCGTCGTCGAGGCCGTCTTCGAGAAGCTCGAGGTCAAGCACGAGATCTTCCGCGCGCTCGACAAGATCGTGAAGGACGACGCGGTCCTCGCCTCCAACACCTCCGCCATCCCGATCACCAAGATCGCGGCAGCGACGGAGCGCCCGGAGCGGGTCGTCGGCACGCACTTCTTCTCGCCGGTGCCGATGATGCAGCTGTGCGAACTCGTCCGCGGCTACAAGACCAGCGACGAAACCCTCGCCACGGCCCGGGAGTTCGCCGAGTCGGTCGGCAAGACCTGCATCGTCGTCAACCGCGACGTCGCCGGCTTCGTGACGACCCGTCTCATCTGCGCCCTGGTCGTCGAGGCCGCGAAGCTGCAGGAGTCGGGCGTGGCGAGCGCCGAGGACATCGACCTCGCCTGCAAGCTGGGCTTCGGTCACGCCATGGGCCCGCTGGCGACGGCGGACCTGACGGGTGTCGACATCCTGCTGCACGCCACGAACAACATCTACACCGAGTCCCAGGACGAGAAGTTCGCGGCTCCCGAGTCGATGCGCCGGATGGTTGACGCCGGTGACATCGGACGCAAGAGCGGGCAGGGCTTCTACAAGCACTGA
- a CDS encoding TetR/AcrR family transcriptional regulator, whose amino-acid sequence MAEGLRERKKRETRQRISDIATGLFLEHGFVTVTIADVAEAADVSVNTVYNYFPAKEDLFFDRSQGVVDRLSRWVRGRDTGESATRAVLRELRAEIEAVSPRIGLIEGYDRFMRCIEEAPPLRSRLWSMQQEVQDHLEATLREETGATAADPLPGLIAGQICWVHGTLFVAIGREMVKGRNPDEVSREMLVVLDDIEELLSDKVLNYAVRGAA is encoded by the coding sequence ATGGCTGAGGGGCTCAGGGAACGGAAGAAGCGCGAGACCAGGCAGCGCATCTCGGACATCGCCACCGGACTCTTCCTGGAACACGGGTTCGTGACGGTGACGATCGCCGACGTGGCGGAAGCGGCCGACGTCTCGGTGAACACCGTCTACAACTACTTCCCGGCCAAGGAGGACCTCTTCTTCGACCGCTCCCAGGGCGTCGTCGACCGGCTCTCGCGCTGGGTGCGCGGCCGGGACACGGGGGAGTCGGCCACCCGGGCGGTGCTGCGCGAGCTGCGCGCCGAGATCGAGGCCGTCTCACCCCGGATCGGCCTCATCGAGGGCTACGACCGCTTCATGCGCTGCATCGAAGAGGCACCACCGCTGCGCTCCCGGCTGTGGAGCATGCAGCAGGAGGTCCAGGACCACCTGGAGGCGACCCTTCGCGAGGAGACCGGCGCCACCGCCGCAGATCCACTGCCCGGACTGATCGCCGGTCAGATCTGCTGGGTCCACGGCACCCTTTTCGTCGCGATCGGCCGCGAGATGGTCAAGGGACGCAACCCGGACGAAGTGTCACGAGAGATGCTCGTCGTTCTCGACGACATCGAGGAGCTGTTGAGTGACAAGGTGCTCAACTACGCCGTACGAGGCGCCGCATGA
- a CDS encoding ABC transporter ATP-binding protein, which produces MAIISTAGLARTFLTTNGLVEAVRSIDLTVREGEILGFLGPNGAGKTTTLRMLTTLLEPTGGAATVAGHDLATDPAGVRRACGYVAQSGGVDPQISVREELVTQGRLYRLTRAQAAERAGELARDLDLTGLLDRKCGALSGGQRRRLDIAMALTHRPKVLFLDEPTTGLDPGSRADLWDLVRRLRDEHGTTVFLTTHYLDEADALSDRLVVVDHGVVVAEGTPSALKLRHGGSLDASLQDTFLAITGRSAAPADQTPVAV; this is translated from the coding sequence ATGGCAATCATCAGTACGGCCGGGCTGGCCCGTACCTTCCTGACCACGAACGGCCTCGTGGAGGCCGTGCGCTCCATCGACCTGACCGTCCGCGAGGGCGAGATCCTCGGCTTCCTCGGCCCGAACGGGGCCGGCAAGACGACGACCCTGCGGATGCTGACGACCCTGCTGGAACCGACCGGCGGCGCCGCCACGGTCGCGGGCCACGACCTGGCCACCGACCCGGCCGGGGTGCGGCGGGCCTGCGGATACGTCGCGCAGTCCGGCGGGGTCGATCCGCAGATCAGTGTGCGGGAGGAACTGGTCACCCAGGGGCGCCTGTACCGGCTGACCAGGGCGCAGGCCGCCGAGCGCGCCGGGGAACTCGCCCGCGACCTGGATCTCACCGGGCTCCTCGACCGCAAGTGCGGCGCGCTCTCCGGCGGTCAGCGGCGGCGGCTGGACATCGCGATGGCGCTCACCCACCGCCCCAAGGTGCTGTTCCTGGACGAGCCGACGACCGGTCTCGACCCCGGCAGCCGCGCCGACCTGTGGGATCTGGTGCGCCGGCTGCGCGACGAGCACGGCACGACGGTGTTCCTGACCACGCATTACCTCGACGAGGCCGACGCCCTCTCCGACCGGCTGGTCGTCGTCGACCACGGCGTGGTCGTCGCCGAGGGCACCCCGAGCGCGCTGAAGCTGCGCCACGGCGGCTCGCTCGACGCCTCGCTCCAGGACACCTTTCTCGCCATCACCGGCCGCAGCGCCGCGCCGGCCGACCAGACCCCCGTCGCCGTCTAG
- a CDS encoding ABC transporter permease, whose protein sequence is MLLHDTALVYGRYLRQSLRSRFALLFGVLMPLLYLLFFGPLLTDLPLGTGGSSWQVLVPGLLLQLGLFGASFAGFSVIIEKGHGVVERMRVTPVSRLALLLGRVLRDATVFVFQAVLLVLAAVAMGLRAPLAGVLIGFAFVALLTVSLAALSYALAMRMDTPQSFGPAVNALTMPSMLLSGLMLPMTLGPAWLDALSHLMPFRYLVDAVRDAYVGSYATSHMLYGALVAAGFTALSVTVGTRVFRTA, encoded by the coding sequence ATGCTGCTGCACGACACCGCCCTCGTCTACGGGCGCTACCTCCGGCAATCGCTCCGCTCCCGCTTCGCCCTGCTCTTCGGCGTGCTCATGCCCCTGCTGTACCTGCTGTTCTTCGGTCCGCTGCTCACGGACCTGCCGCTCGGCACGGGAGGCAGCTCCTGGCAGGTGCTCGTTCCCGGACTGCTGCTGCAACTCGGCCTGTTCGGGGCGTCCTTCGCGGGCTTCTCGGTCATCATCGAGAAGGGCCACGGCGTGGTCGAGCGCATGCGCGTCACCCCGGTCAGCCGGCTGGCGCTGCTGCTCGGCCGGGTGCTGCGGGACGCCACGGTGTTCGTCTTCCAGGCCGTGCTGCTGGTGCTGGCCGCGGTGGCGATGGGCCTGCGGGCACCCCTGGCCGGGGTGCTGATCGGCTTCGCCTTCGTCGCCCTGCTCACGGTCTCGCTGGCCGCCCTGTCGTACGCACTGGCGATGAGGATGGACACCCCGCAGAGCTTCGGTCCCGCGGTCAACGCGCTGACCATGCCGTCCATGCTGCTGTCCGGCCTGATGCTGCCGATGACGCTGGGGCCGGCCTGGCTGGACGCCCTCTCGCACCTCATGCCGTTCCGCTATCTGGTGGACGCGGTACGGGACGCGTACGTCGGCAGCTACGCCACGTCCCACATGCTCTACGGCGCGCTGGTGGCCGCCGGTTTCACGGCGCTGTCCGTGACAGTGGGCACACGCGTGTTCCGAACCGCCTGA
- a CDS encoding cob(I)yrinic acid a,c-diamide adenosyltransferase: MVNLTRIYTRTGDQGTTALGDMSRVAKTDLRISAYADANEANAAIGTAIALGGLDEEIVTVLTRVQNDLFDVGADLSTPVVENPEFPPLRVEQFYIDKLEADCDRFLAEVEKLRSFILPGGTPGAALLHQACTVVRRAERSTWAALEVHAEVMNPLTATYLNRLSDLLFILARTANKEVGDVLWVPGGER, translated from the coding sequence ATGGTCAATCTGACGCGCATCTACACCAGGACCGGCGACCAGGGCACCACCGCCCTCGGCGACATGAGCCGGGTCGCCAAGACCGACCTGCGGATCTCCGCGTACGCCGACGCCAACGAGGCGAACGCGGCGATCGGCACGGCCATCGCGCTGGGCGGCCTGGACGAGGAGATCGTCACGGTCCTCACCCGCGTCCAGAACGACCTCTTCGACGTGGGCGCGGACCTGTCGACACCGGTGGTGGAGAACCCGGAGTTCCCGCCCTTGCGGGTCGAGCAGTTCTACATCGACAAGCTGGAGGCGGACTGCGACCGCTTCCTGGCCGAGGTCGAGAAGCTCCGCTCCTTCATCCTCCCCGGCGGCACCCCCGGCGCGGCCCTGCTCCACCAGGCCTGCACGGTCGTACGCCGGGCCGAACGCTCGACGTGGGCAGCGCTGGAGGTCCACGCCGAGGTGATGAATCCCCTGACGGCGACCTACCTCAACCGCTTGTCCGACCTCCTGTTCATCCTCGCGAGGACGGCGAACAAGGAGGTCGGAGACGTGCTGTGGGTACCGGGCGGGGAGCGTTAG
- a CDS encoding sensor histidine kinase, with product MAVRLPRPRRFDVYVALGSLLGGLLLWALGLATRPATEVYVLLPGRWPVLLPLAVMSGCELLRRTAPRIALLTGTAAIVLDLLTQGNLVTILMYTDLMYAAVLYGPPASAHRIPRITGLLTVAGAVVPFAVWREPEALLIGVVTGLVAFGPASTGLIVRNHREAADAARLRAEQTALLAEMDRTQAVTAERARMARELHDMVANHLSAIAIHSTAALSLDDPKTSQDALVVIRENSVEGLAEMRRLIGILRDSSGDVEPSAAPTLEGLAALVDGARTNGLDVTLDAERSEVPAPVELAAYRIVQESLTNALKHAAPGRVAVSLARRDGSLVVGVTSPYGDRDAPRAPGSGAGLVGMRERAALLDGTFEAGPEDSPAGKIWAVRATLPVHDTVEGDTA from the coding sequence ATGGCCGTACGACTCCCCCGCCCGCGCCGCTTCGACGTGTACGTCGCTCTGGGCAGTCTGCTGGGCGGGCTGCTGCTGTGGGCGCTCGGGCTGGCCACCCGCCCCGCCACCGAGGTGTACGTGCTGTTGCCGGGCCGCTGGCCGGTGCTGCTGCCGCTGGCGGTGATGTCCGGCTGCGAGCTGCTGCGGCGCACCGCTCCGCGCATCGCCCTGCTGACGGGCACCGCCGCGATCGTCCTGGACCTCCTCACCCAGGGCAACCTGGTCACGATCCTGATGTACACGGACCTGATGTACGCGGCCGTCCTGTACGGCCCGCCCGCCTCGGCGCACCGCATCCCGCGGATCACCGGGCTGCTCACCGTGGCAGGCGCCGTCGTGCCGTTCGCGGTCTGGCGCGAGCCCGAGGCGCTGCTGATCGGCGTGGTCACCGGCCTGGTCGCCTTCGGGCCCGCCTCCACCGGGCTGATCGTGCGCAACCACCGCGAGGCCGCCGACGCGGCCCGGCTGCGCGCCGAACAGACCGCGCTGCTCGCCGAGATGGACCGCACCCAGGCCGTCACCGCCGAACGCGCCCGGATGGCCCGCGAGCTGCACGACATGGTCGCCAACCACCTGTCCGCGATCGCCATCCACTCCACCGCCGCCCTGTCCCTCGACGATCCCAAGACCTCTCAGGACGCGCTCGTGGTCATCCGCGAGAACAGCGTGGAGGGGCTCGCCGAGATGCGGCGGCTGATCGGCATCCTGCGCGACAGCAGCGGCGACGTGGAACCGTCCGCCGCTCCCACGCTCGAAGGTCTGGCCGCGCTGGTGGACGGTGCCCGCACCAACGGCCTCGACGTCACTCTCGACGCCGAACGGAGCGAGGTTCCCGCCCCCGTCGAACTCGCCGCCTACCGCATCGTGCAGGAGTCGCTGACCAACGCCCTCAAGCACGCCGCCCCGGGCCGGGTCGCGGTCTCCCTCGCTCGGCGGGACGGCTCGCTCGTCGTCGGGGTGACCAGTCCGTACGGGGACCGGGACGCCCCGCGCGCCCCCGGCTCCGGCGCGGGTCTGGTCGGCATGCGGGAGCGCGCCGCGCTGCTCGACGGCACCTTCGAGGCGGGCCCCGAGGACTCGCCCGCCGGCAAGATCTGGGCCGTACGCGCCACCCTCCCCGTCCACGACACCGTCGAAGGAGACACCGCATGA
- a CDS encoding response regulator: protein MIRVLVAEDQSAVRAGLVLILGSAPDIEVAGEAADGEQAVALARELRPDLVLMDVQMPRLDGVSATRQVVAEGLADVLVLTTFDLDEYVFGALRAGASGFLLKNTEARELLEAVRTVARGEGMIAPAVTRRLIAEFAAKPARGPAADPAVLDRLTRREREVLSCLGEGLSNAGIAGRLDMAEATVKTHVSRLLGKLELRSRVQAAVLAQELGI from the coding sequence ATGATCCGCGTCCTGGTCGCCGAGGACCAGTCCGCCGTCCGCGCCGGCCTGGTCCTCATCCTGGGCAGCGCGCCCGACATCGAGGTGGCCGGTGAGGCCGCGGACGGTGAGCAGGCGGTGGCGCTGGCCCGGGAGCTGCGGCCGGACCTGGTGCTGATGGACGTTCAGATGCCGCGCCTGGACGGGGTGTCGGCGACCCGGCAGGTCGTCGCGGAAGGGCTCGCAGACGTGCTGGTGCTGACCACGTTCGACCTCGACGAGTACGTCTTCGGGGCGCTGCGGGCGGGCGCGTCGGGCTTCCTGCTGAAGAACACCGAGGCGAGGGAGCTGCTGGAGGCGGTGCGGACGGTCGCACGCGGGGAGGGGATGATCGCCCCGGCGGTCACGCGGCGGCTGATCGCGGAGTTCGCCGCGAAGCCGGCGCGCGGGCCGGCGGCCGATCCGGCCGTGCTGGACCGGCTCACCCGGCGCGAACGCGAGGTGCTGTCCTGCCTGGGCGAAGGCCTGTCCAACGCGGGCATCGCCGGGCGGCTGGACATGGCCGAGGCGACCGTGAAGACCCATGTCAGCCGGCTGCTGGGGAAGCTGGAGCTGCGCAGTCGCGTGCAAGCGGCGGTGCTGGCTCAGGAGTTGGGGATCTGA
- a CDS encoding glycoside hydrolase family 18 chitinase: MRFRHRAAAGFATLLLPLAGLVGLASPAQAATSATASYAKTQDWGSGFEGKWTVKNTGTTALSSWTVEWDFPSGTSVTSAWDADVTSSGTHWTAKNKSWNGTLAPGASVSFGFNGSGTGSPANCKLNGGSCDGGTTEPGDSAPSAPGTPTASDITNTSVKLSWSAATDDKGVKNYDVLRDGSKVATVTGTSYTSTGLTAGTDYSYSVQARDTADQTGPVSGAVRVRTTGGTTEPPTGDKVKLGYFTEWGVYGRNYHVKNLVTSGTASKITHINYAFGNVKNGQCTVDDTYAAYDKAYTADQSVSGTADTWDQPLRGNFNQLRQLKAKYPHIKVLYSFGGWTYSGGFGQAAANAAAFAKSCKAVVEDPRWADVFDGIDIDWEYPNACGLSCDTSGPAAFRNLMSALRTEFGPNYLVTAAITADGSAGGKIDAADYGGAAQHLDWYNVMTYDYFGAFDKDGPTAPHSPLTSYPGIPQEGFNSADAIAKLKAKGVPAKKLLLGIGFYGRGWTGVTQSAPGGSATGAAPGTYEAGIEDYKVLKNSCPATGTIAGTAYAHCGGNWWSYDTPATIAGKMSWAKNQGLGGAFFWEFSGDTASGELATAIDSGLK, translated from the coding sequence ATGCGCTTCAGACACAGAGCCGCGGCAGGGTTCGCGACGCTGTTGCTCCCGCTGGCCGGCCTCGTCGGCCTGGCGAGCCCGGCCCAGGCCGCGACGTCCGCCACCGCTTCCTACGCCAAGACCCAGGACTGGGGCTCCGGCTTCGAGGGCAAGTGGACGGTGAAGAACACCGGCACCACGGCCCTCAGTTCCTGGACCGTCGAATGGGACTTCCCCTCCGGCACCTCCGTCACCTCCGCCTGGGACGCCGACGTCACCTCCTCCGGCACCCACTGGACCGCGAAGAACAAGTCCTGGAACGGCACCCTCGCCCCCGGCGCCTCCGTCTCCTTCGGCTTCAACGGCAGCGGCACCGGCTCCCCCGCCAACTGCAAGCTCAACGGCGGCAGCTGCGACGGCGGCACCACGGAACCCGGCGACAGCGCGCCGAGCGCCCCGGGCACCCCGACCGCCTCGGACATCACCAACACCTCGGTGAAGCTGTCCTGGTCCGCCGCCACCGACGACAAGGGCGTCAAGAACTACGACGTCCTGCGCGACGGCTCCAAGGTCGCCACCGTGACGGGCACCTCGTACACCAGCACCGGCCTCACCGCCGGCACCGACTACTCCTACTCCGTCCAGGCCCGTGACACCGCCGACCAGACCGGCCCGGTCAGCGGCGCCGTCCGGGTCCGCACCACGGGCGGCACCACCGAGCCGCCCACCGGCGACAAGGTCAAGCTCGGCTACTTCACCGAGTGGGGCGTCTACGGCCGCAACTACCACGTCAAGAACCTGGTGACCTCGGGCACGGCGTCGAAGATCACCCACATCAACTACGCCTTCGGCAACGTCAAGAACGGGCAGTGCACCGTCGACGACACCTACGCCGCCTACGACAAGGCCTACACGGCCGACCAGTCCGTCAGCGGCACCGCCGACACCTGGGACCAGCCGCTGCGCGGCAACTTCAACCAGCTGCGCCAGCTGAAGGCCAAGTACCCGCACATCAAGGTGCTGTACTCCTTCGGTGGCTGGACCTACTCGGGCGGCTTCGGCCAGGCCGCGGCCAACGCCGCCGCGTTCGCCAAGTCCTGCAAGGCCGTCGTGGAGGACCCGCGCTGGGCGGACGTCTTCGACGGCATCGACATCGACTGGGAGTACCCGAACGCCTGCGGCCTGAGCTGCGACACCTCCGGCCCCGCCGCCTTCAGGAACCTGATGTCGGCGCTGCGCACCGAGTTCGGCCCGAACTACCTGGTCACCGCGGCCATCACCGCCGACGGCTCAGCCGGCGGCAAGATCGACGCGGCCGACTACGGCGGCGCCGCCCAGCACCTCGACTGGTACAACGTGATGACGTACGACTACTTCGGCGCCTTCGACAAGGACGGCCCGACCGCCCCGCACTCCCCGCTCACGTCCTACCCGGGGATCCCGCAGGAGGGCTTCAACTCGGCCGACGCGATCGCCAAGCTGAAGGCGAAGGGCGTCCCCGCGAAGAAGCTGCTGCTCGGTATCGGCTTCTACGGCCGCGGCTGGACCGGCGTCACCCAGTCCGCCCCGGGCGGATCGGCGACCGGCGCGGCTCCGGGCACGTACGAGGCGGGCATCGAGGACTACAAGGTCCTGAAGAACTCCTGCCCGGCCACCGGCACGATCGCGGGCACGGCGTACGCGCACTGCGGCGGCAACTGGTGGTCGTACGACACCCCGGCCACCATCGCCGGGAAGATGAGCTGGGCCAAGAACCAGGGCCTGGGCGGCGCGTTCTTCTGGGAGTTCAGCGGAGACACCGCGAGCGGAGAACTGGCGACCGCCATCGACAGCGGCCTGAAGTAG
- a CDS encoding DUF2550 domain-containing protein, producing the protein MVLALTVCGIVVALVVVGLFVFGLRRRLIQRSGGTFDASLRWDTPAEGDTSGKGWAYGVARYNGDRVEWYRVFSYSPRPRRTLERSAIEVAGRRVPEGEEELALLSDHVILACLHRGTRLELAMSEDALTGFLAWLEAAPPGQRVNVA; encoded by the coding sequence ATGGTCCTCGCTCTGACTGTGTGCGGAATCGTGGTGGCCCTCGTAGTGGTGGGCCTGTTCGTCTTCGGTCTGCGCCGCCGGCTGATCCAGCGGTCGGGCGGCACCTTCGACGCCAGTCTGCGCTGGGACACCCCTGCCGAGGGTGACACCAGCGGCAAGGGCTGGGCGTACGGGGTGGCCCGGTACAACGGCGACCGGGTCGAGTGGTACCGCGTCTTCTCGTACTCGCCGCGTCCGCGCCGCACTCTGGAGCGTTCCGCGATCGAGGTGGCCGGCCGCCGCGTCCCGGAGGGCGAGGAGGAGCTGGCGCTGCTCTCCGACCATGTGATCCTGGCCTGTCTGCACCGGGGCACGCGTCTCGAGCTCGCGATGAGCGAAGACGCGCTGACCGGTTTCCTCGCGTGGCTCGAGGCAGCCCCGCCCGGACAGCGAGTGAACGTGGCGTAG
- a CDS encoding F0F1 ATP synthase subunit epsilon — protein sequence MAAELHVALVAADREVWSGQATLVVARTTSGDIGVMPGHQPLLGVLESGPVIIRTSESGTVVAAVHGGFISFADDKLSLLAEVAELSDEIDVQHAEQELERAKAEDDAEAQRRADVRLRAATAAR from the coding sequence TTGGCTGCTGAGCTGCACGTCGCGCTGGTCGCGGCCGACCGTGAGGTCTGGTCCGGCCAGGCCACCCTGGTCGTCGCGCGCACCACGTCCGGCGACATCGGCGTCATGCCCGGTCACCAGCCGCTGCTCGGTGTGCTGGAGTCGGGCCCGGTGATCATCCGTACGAGTGAGAGCGGGACGGTCGTCGCTGCTGTGCACGGCGGATTCATCTCGTTCGCGGACGACAAGCTCTCCCTGCTGGCGGAGGTCGCCGAGCTGTCGGACGAGATCGATGTCCAGCACGCGGAGCAGGAGCTGGAGCGTGCGAAGGCGGAGGACGACGCGGAGGCCCAGCGCCGCGCCGACGTCCGTCTGCGGGCTGCCACGGCGGCGCGCTGA
- the atpD gene encoding F0F1 ATP synthase subunit beta — protein sequence MTTTVETATATGRVARVIGPVVDVEFPVDAMPEIYNALHVEVADPALAGEKKTLTLEVAQHLGDGLVRAISMQPTDGLVRQAPVTDTGAGITVPVGDFTKGKVFNTLGEVLNSDETHTGERWSIHRKAPAFDQLESKTEMFETGLKVVDLLTPYVKGGKIGLFGGAGVGKTVLIQEMIMRVANLHEGVSVFAGVGERTREGNDLIAEMEESGVLDKTALVFGQMDEPPGTRLRVALAGLTMAEYFRDVQKQDVLFFIDNIFRFTQAGSEVSTLLGRMPSAVGYQPNLADEMGTLQERITSTRGHSITSMQAIYVPADDLTDPAPATTFAHLDATTVLSRPISEKGIYPAVDPLDSTSRILDPRYISADHYNAAMRVKNILQKYKDLQDIIAILGIDELGEEDKLVVHRARRVERFLSQNTHAAKQFTGVDGSDVPLDESIAAFNAICDGEYDHFPEQAFFMCGGLEDLKNNAKELGVS from the coding sequence ATGACCACCACTGTTGAGACGGCCACGGCGACGGGCCGCGTCGCGCGGGTCATCGGCCCGGTCGTCGACGTGGAGTTCCCCGTCGACGCGATGCCGGAGATCTACAACGCCCTGCACGTCGAGGTCGCCGACCCGGCGCTGGCGGGCGAGAAGAAGACGCTGACCCTGGAGGTCGCCCAGCACCTGGGTGACGGCCTGGTCCGCGCCATCTCCATGCAGCCCACCGACGGCCTGGTCCGCCAGGCCCCGGTGACCGACACGGGCGCGGGCATCACCGTCCCCGTCGGCGACTTCACCAAGGGCAAGGTGTTCAACACCCTCGGTGAGGTGCTGAACAGCGACGAGACCCACACGGGCGAGCGCTGGTCCATCCACCGCAAGGCCCCCGCGTTCGACCAGCTCGAGTCGAAGACCGAGATGTTCGAGACGGGCCTGAAGGTCGTCGACCTGCTCACCCCGTACGTCAAGGGCGGCAAGATCGGTCTGTTCGGTGGTGCCGGTGTCGGCAAGACCGTGCTGATCCAGGAAATGATCATGCGTGTCGCCAACCTCCACGAGGGCGTCTCCGTCTTCGCGGGCGTCGGCGAGCGCACCCGTGAGGGCAACGACCTCATCGCGGAGATGGAAGAGTCCGGCGTTCTGGACAAGACCGCCCTGGTCTTCGGCCAGATGGACGAGCCCCCGGGCACCCGTCTGCGCGTGGCCCTGGCCGGCCTGACGATGGCGGAGTACTTCCGTGACGTCCAGAAGCAGGACGTGCTGTTCTTCATCGACAACATCTTCCGCTTCACCCAGGCCGGTTCCGAGGTGTCGACCCTGCTCGGCCGTATGCCCTCCGCGGTGGGCTACCAGCCGAACCTGGCCGACGAGATGGGCACCCTCCAGGAGCGCATCACCTCGACCCGTGGTCACTCGATCACCTCGATGCAGGCGATCTACGTCCCCGCGGACGACCTGACCGACCCGGCCCCGGCCACCACCTTCGCCCACCTCGACGCGACGACGGTTCTGTCCCGTCCGATCTCCGAGAAGGGCATCTACCCGGCCGTGGACCCGCTGGACTCGACGTCCCGCATCCTCGACCCGCGGTACATCTCGGCGGACCACTACAACGCCGCGATGCGCGTGAAGAACATCCTGCAGAAGTACAAGGACCTGCAGGACATTATCGCGATCCTCGGTATCGACGAGCTCGGCGAGGAGGACAAGCTCGTCGTCCACCGTGCCCGTCGCGTGGAGCGCTTCCTGTCCCAGAACACCCACGCCGCCAAGCAGTTCACCGGTGTGGACGGTTCGGACGTGCCGCTGGACGAGTCGATCGCCGCGTTCAACGCGATCTGCGACGGCGAGTACGACCACTTCCCGGAGCAGGCGTTCTTCATGTGCGGTGGTCTTGAGGACCTGAAGAACAACGCCAAGGAGCTCGGCGTCTCCTGA
- a CDS encoding F0F1 ATP synthase subunit gamma, translated as MGAQLRVYKRRIRSVTATKKITKAMEMIAASRVVKAQRKVAASTPYATELTRAVTAVAGGSNTKHPLTNESENPTRAAVLLLTSDRGLAGAFNSNAIKAAEKLTAQLEAEGKEVVTYIVGRRGVAHYNFRERKIAESFTGFTDEPSYADAKKVAAPLIEAIETETAEGGVDELHLVYTEFVSMMTQTAIEARLLPLSLDEVAAEAKPKGEILPLFDFEPSAEDVLDALLPRYVESRIYNALLQSAASKHAATRRAMKSATDNAGELIETLTRLANQARQAEITQEISEIVGGASALADATAGSDR; from the coding sequence ATGGGAGCCCAGCTCCGGGTCTACAAGCGTCGCATCCGATCCGTCACCGCGACCAAGAAGATCACCAAGGCGATGGAGATGATCGCCGCCTCGCGCGTCGTCAAGGCGCAGCGCAAGGTGGCGGCCTCCACCCCGTACGCGACCGAGCTCACCCGGGCGGTCACGGCGGTCGCCGGCGGATCCAACACCAAGCACCCGCTCACGAACGAGTCGGAGAACCCGACCCGCGCCGCGGTCCTGCTCCTCACGAGCGACCGCGGTCTGGCCGGTGCCTTCAACTCCAACGCCATCAAGGCCGCGGAGAAGCTCACGGCGCAGCTTGAGGCCGAGGGCAAGGAGGTCGTCACCTACATCGTCGGCCGCCGCGGTGTCGCCCACTACAACTTCCGCGAGCGCAAGATCGCGGAGTCGTTCACGGGCTTCACCGACGAGCCCTCGTACGCGGACGCCAAGAAGGTCGCGGCCCCGCTGATCGAAGCGATCGAGACGGAGACGGCCGAGGGCGGCGTGGACGAGCTTCACCTCGTCTACACCGAGTTCGTGTCGATGATGACGCAGACGGCGATCGAGGCGCGGCTGCTGCCGCTCAGCCTCGACGAGGTGGCTGCGGAGGCCAAGCCCAAGGGCGAGATCCTCCCGCTGTTCGACTTCGAGCCCTCGGCGGAGGACGTCCTCGACGCCCTGCTGCCGCGCTACGTCGAGAGCCGCATCTACAACGCGCTGCTCCAGTCGGCTGCCTCCAAGCACGCCGCCACGCGGCGCGCGATGAAGTCGGCCACCGACAACGCCGGAGAGCTCATCGAGACGCTCACCCGGCTTGCCAACCAGGCCCGCCAGGCCGAAATCACCCAGGAAATCAGCGAGATCGTCGGTGGCGCCAGTGCCCTGGCCGACGCGACCGCGGGGAGTGACCGATAA